A window of the Dermacentor variabilis isolate Ectoservices unplaced genomic scaffold, ASM5094787v1 scaffold_12, whole genome shotgun sequence genome harbors these coding sequences:
- the LOC142566203 gene encoding uncharacterized protein LOC142566203, which produces MKLAGAEMDPVEDVCRELAPSHPRAALPSTGSPPPSRPEPSTSAGGSSSSRGSPDLPSGSADGEDHKGGSKQQQQAAAAAAAQQRRKKKTRTVFTRSQVFQLESTFDMKRYLSSSERAGLAASLQLTETQVKIWFQNRRNKWKRQLAAELEAANLAQQRMVRLPAAAAVLYESAAQDAAAALGPFYYPGGPPPPPL; this is translated from the coding sequence TGGCGCCCTCTCACCCCCGCGCAGCTCTTCCGAGCACGGGATCGCCACCCCCTTCGCGGCCCGAGCCGTCCACGAGcgccggcggcagcagcagcagccgcgggaGCCCGGACCTTCCTTCGGGCTCGGCGGACGGCGAGGACCACAAGGgcggcagcaagcagcagcagcaggcggccgcggcggccgctgcgCAGCAGAGGCGCAAGAAGAAGACGCGGACTGTGTTCACGCGCAGCCAGGTGTTCCAGCTGGAGTCCACCTTCGACATGAAGCGGTACCTGTCCAGCTCGGAGCGGGCGGGCCTGGCCGCCTCGCTGCAGCTGACCGAGACCCAGGTGAAGATCTGGTTCCAGAACCGGCGCAACAAGTGGAAGCGCCAGCTGGCGGCCGAGCTCGAGGCGGCCAACCTGGCCCAGCAGCGCATGGTGCGGCTGCCAGCCGCCGCGGCGGTCCTCTACGAGTCAGCCGCGCAGGACGCGGCCGCGGCGCTCGGCCCCTTCTACTACCCGGGGgggccgccgcctccgccgctgTGA